In Natrinema pellirubrum DSM 15624, the following proteins share a genomic window:
- a CDS encoding phage NrS-1 polymerase family protein yields the protein MMSESAVSVLPEELRERDQWVCWKEEPRDGKPTKIPVTPGSGAFASSTDPETWVSFETAFEYAGTENADGIGFVFTDDDPIVGVDLDDCRDPESGDVDDTAQDIIERLDSYTEISPSGTGFHVLIEGELPDGRNRRGSIELYDTARFFTVTGDHLEDMPTRVARRQDALVAIHREYVQDSKPDSEYESGNRRTRDETETRDSAADTNVDLEDQELLERARNASNSEKFERLWRGSTAGYESQSEADMALCCLLAFWTGGDQQQMDRLFRQSGLLRDKWDEVHYADGSTYGEKTIERAIANTSEFYDPDTREVSTESVLRTSESSTTASRDESERNRNRAYLVEKNRLLTDRIDELETTLEQKNERIDCLEATIDDLKAELAERDREIEQTREEQAGTTSNCDTASETASLWRRLFGDSSK from the coding sequence ATGATGTCTGAGAGTGCTGTCTCGGTACTCCCCGAGGAACTACGTGAGCGCGACCAGTGGGTCTGCTGGAAAGAAGAACCCCGAGATGGGAAGCCGACGAAGATACCAGTGACGCCAGGGAGTGGTGCCTTCGCGTCATCGACGGATCCCGAAACATGGGTGTCGTTCGAGACAGCGTTCGAGTACGCCGGCACGGAGAACGCCGATGGCATCGGCTTCGTCTTTACCGACGACGATCCCATCGTCGGCGTGGATCTGGATGATTGTCGGGATCCCGAAAGCGGCGACGTCGACGACACAGCGCAGGATATCATCGAGCGACTCGATTCCTATACGGAGATCTCTCCATCAGGCACTGGATTTCATGTGCTCATTGAGGGAGAACTCCCAGATGGACGGAACCGCCGTGGCAGTATTGAACTGTACGACACTGCCCGGTTTTTCACTGTGACCGGCGACCATCTCGAGGACATGCCAACTCGCGTTGCACGTCGGCAGGACGCGCTCGTCGCGATCCATCGTGAGTACGTCCAAGATTCTAAGCCGGACTCAGAGTACGAATCTGGGAACCGTCGCACTAGGGACGAGACGGAAACGAGGGACAGTGCAGCCGATACCAACGTCGACCTCGAGGATCAGGAGCTGCTCGAGCGAGCACGGAACGCATCGAACAGTGAGAAATTCGAGCGGTTGTGGCGTGGCTCGACTGCCGGTTACGAGAGTCAGTCGGAAGCAGATATGGCGCTGTGTTGTTTGCTGGCGTTCTGGACTGGCGGGGATCAGCAGCAGATGGACCGGCTCTTCCGCCAATCGGGGCTGCTTCGAGACAAGTGGGACGAAGTCCACTACGCGGATGGCTCTACGTACGGCGAGAAGACCATCGAACGTGCGATTGCGAATACTTCCGAGTTCTACGACCCGGACACTCGAGAGGTGTCAACCGAATCTGTTCTCAGAACGAGCGAGTCGTCGACCACTGCCAGCCGTGACGAATCGGAACGGAATAGGAACCGTGCGTATCTGGTCGAGAAGAACCGACTGTTGACCGACCGTATCGACGAACTGGAGACCACGCTCGAACAGAAAAATGAGCGTATCGATTGCCTCGAGGCAACGATCGACGATCTCAAAGCCGAACTTGCAGAGCGTGACCGAGAGATCGAGCAGACTCGAGAAGAACAAGCCGGGACGACGTCCAACTGTGATACCGCTTCGGAGACAGCCTCTCTGTGGAGACGATTATTCGGCGATAGTTCGAAATAG
- a CDS encoding TIR domain-containing protein — MVRRVFFSFHYERDKWRVNPVRNAWVTQGREAAGFEDAADWEEVKKQSEEEIKNWIDDQLHGTSVTAVLIGNETAGRKYVNYEIKESVRQGNGIIGIKIHRLKDKDDGQDFQGANPLKCFVIETKSGVKKLSNVFETYEWKRDDGWDNIGDWVEDAKQQADQLTEEEKRSVREITSGEKFVKGLQSAGKIGGIVGGGYLLYKWLQTANNDSTPVQKQNGPELPNNSQQNMGDIDVESIGEDLANSGIDLINQDDDDNDRLI, encoded by the coding sequence ATGGTTCGGAGAGTATTCTTTAGCTTCCACTACGAGAGAGACAAGTGGCGAGTCAACCCGGTTAGAAATGCGTGGGTGACGCAGGGGAGAGAAGCCGCTGGTTTTGAGGATGCTGCGGACTGGGAGGAAGTCAAGAAGCAAAGCGAGGAAGAGATCAAGAACTGGATAGACGACCAGCTACACGGTACCTCAGTAACAGCGGTTCTGATCGGTAACGAAACCGCGGGCCGGAAATACGTCAACTACGAGATTAAGGAGAGCGTCAGGCAGGGTAACGGAATAATCGGCATCAAGATACACCGGTTGAAAGACAAGGACGACGGTCAGGATTTCCAAGGCGCAAACCCGTTGAAGTGTTTTGTCATCGAAACCAAAAGCGGAGTGAAGAAACTCTCTAACGTATTTGAGACGTACGAATGGAAGAGAGATGATGGCTGGGATAACATTGGGGACTGGGTTGAAGATGCCAAACAACAGGCCGACCAGCTCACTGAGGAAGAGAAGAGGTCGGTCAGAGAGATAACTAGCGGAGAGAAGTTTGTGAAGGGCCTTCAATCTGCAGGTAAGATAGGGGGAATCGTCGGGGGAGGCTATCTACTGTACAAATGGCTGCAGACCGCCAATAACGACTCTACTCCTGTTCAGAAGCAGAATGGGCCTGAACTACCGAACAACTCTCAGCAAAACATGGGTGACATCGATGTAGAGTCTATCGGAGAGGATTTAGCTAACTCTGGGATTGACCTCATAAATCAGGACGACGATGACAACGACCGGTTGATCTGA
- a CDS encoding IS4-like element ISH32 family transposase — protein sequence MDSVTYSPPDSVIVDRIQRAFPSDELRERARATNLVERERKFDAVALFYTLSLGFAAGSDRSVQAFLERFVEMSDCDELSYATFHGWFSPPFVALLREILDDAIENLDTRNADLSGRLERFRDVLIADGSIVSLYQDAADVYAATGDDQAGLKLHLTESLSTGLPTRYRTTDAKTQERSQLPTGEWVAGALVLLDLGFYDFWLFDRIDQNNGWFVSRVKDDANFEIVEELRTWRGNSIPLEGESLQDVLDDLQRQEIDVRITLSFERKRGSCTSTTRTFRLVGVWNEDTEEYHLYLTNLSKDDYSAPDIAQLYRARWEIELLFKELKSRFGLDEINTTDPYIIEALVIMAAISLLMSRVIVDELRKLDVKQRESADDATASSPQLPRRRCSHAVERHSHLIQLYVMLDLGYELPDLDELLLWASRDPNPHRPRLREQVESGEFW from the coding sequence GTGGATAGTGTGACTTACTCCCCACCGGATTCAGTGATTGTTGATCGGATTCAAAGAGCGTTTCCCTCCGATGAGTTGCGCGAGCGCGCTCGCGCAACGAATCTCGTCGAGCGTGAACGGAAATTCGACGCTGTTGCGCTGTTCTACACGCTTTCACTTGGCTTCGCTGCTGGGTCAGACCGATCTGTACAGGCTTTTCTCGAACGATTCGTCGAAATGTCCGACTGCGATGAACTCTCCTATGCAACCTTCCACGGGTGGTTCTCTCCACCGTTCGTTGCACTCCTTCGAGAGATTCTCGATGATGCCATCGAGAATCTCGATACCAGAAATGCCGACCTTAGCGGACGTCTCGAACGCTTTCGAGACGTCCTCATTGCCGATGGGAGCATTGTTTCTCTCTATCAAGACGCCGCGGATGTGTACGCTGCGACCGGTGACGATCAGGCCGGTCTGAAACTTCACCTAACAGAATCACTCTCAACTGGCCTTCCAACACGGTACCGAACAACTGACGCTAAAACCCAAGAACGGAGCCAGCTACCCACCGGCGAGTGGGTAGCTGGCGCACTTGTCTTGCTCGATCTCGGTTTCTACGACTTCTGGTTGTTCGACCGCATCGACCAGAATAACGGCTGGTTCGTCTCCCGTGTGAAAGACGACGCAAACTTCGAGATCGTCGAAGAGCTCCGGACGTGGCGGGGGAACAGTATCCCGCTCGAAGGAGAGTCGCTGCAGGACGTCCTTGACGACCTGCAGCGACAGGAAATCGATGTTCGCATCACCCTCTCGTTCGAGCGAAAGCGAGGGTCGTGCACCAGCACGACCCGAACGTTCCGACTGGTCGGTGTTTGGAACGAGGATACTGAAGAGTACCATCTCTATTTGACAAATCTCTCGAAAGACGACTATAGTGCGCCCGATATCGCACAGCTCTATCGGGCGCGCTGGGAAATAGAATTATTGTTCAAAGAACTGAAATCACGCTTCGGACTTGACGAAATCAACACGACCGATCCGTACATCATCGAAGCTCTGGTCATCATGGCCGCAATCTCACTGCTGATGAGCCGTGTTATCGTCGATGAACTCCGGAAACTGGACGTGAAACAACGGGAAAGCGCCGACGACGCCACAGCGTCGTCGCCGCAACTTCCTCGTCGACGATGTTCTCACGCTGTCGAACGCCATTCACACCTGATTCAGTTGTACGTGATGCTCGATTTAGGGTACGAACTTCCGGATTTAGATGAGTTGTTGCTGTGGGCTTCACGTGATCCAAATCCGCATCGACCGCGGTTACGTGAGCAGGTTGAGTCAGGCGAGTTCTGGTAA
- a CDS encoding DUF7342 family protein, with amino-acid sequence MSNTESPDGPPSFEDAFRDDDVEQRIYGTILQIREPATASAIAEQAECDPKTARKYLGWFSDLGIVTRHDGHPTTYERNDAYFQWRRINQLAAEHTIDELQEHVRTLTTRITDYEETYDATTPAAVDAVDAAETSDERTIDDVYSDLADWATARDERKRYERARQQRAGAETDQASG; translated from the coding sequence ATGTCCAATACAGAGTCTCCAGACGGCCCCCCATCCTTTGAGGATGCGTTTCGTGACGATGATGTTGAACAGCGCATCTACGGGACAATCCTTCAGATCCGCGAGCCTGCAACGGCGAGCGCTATCGCAGAACAGGCCGAATGCGACCCCAAGACAGCCCGAAAATATCTGGGCTGGTTCAGTGACCTCGGGATCGTCACGCGTCACGACGGCCATCCGACGACTTACGAGCGCAATGATGCATACTTCCAGTGGCGGCGCATCAATCAGCTCGCTGCTGAGCACACCATCGACGAACTCCAAGAGCACGTCCGCACGCTCACGACACGGATTACAGATTACGAAGAAACGTACGATGCCACAACGCCGGCAGCCGTCGACGCCGTCGATGCTGCAGAGACGAGCGACGAACGGACGATCGACGATGTGTATAGCGACCTTGCCGACTGGGCGACCGCTCGAGATGAGCGCAAGCGCTACGAACGCGCCCGTCAGCAACGTGCTGGCGCTGAGACCGACCAAGCGTCCGGGTAA
- a CDS encoding TIR domain-containing protein, with protein MARTTFFSFHYDNDIWRASQVRNSDVVNDSIDESGFIDGASWESIKRDGDDAVRDWINRNMKGCSVTVVLIGSETYDRKWVNYEIEKSYQEDMGLVGVRIHKIRDKDENRDRRGKNPLSKYQDSNTGESLSSIFNTYDWVSDNGRENLGNWVEEAAQIANR; from the coding sequence ATGGCACGAACGACGTTCTTCAGTTTCCACTACGATAACGATATCTGGAGAGCTAGTCAGGTCCGGAATTCAGATGTCGTTAATGATAGTATTGACGAATCTGGATTTATTGATGGCGCAAGTTGGGAATCAATAAAACGTGATGGAGATGATGCAGTTCGAGACTGGATTAATAGAAATATGAAGGGCTGTTCTGTGACGGTCGTTTTAATTGGCAGCGAAACATACGATAGAAAGTGGGTGAATTACGAAATTGAAAAAAGTTATCAAGAAGACATGGGATTAGTCGGCGTTAGGATTCACAAAATACGAGATAAAGATGAAAACAGAGATCGGCGTGGTAAAAACCCGTTATCAAAATATCAAGATTCGAACACAGGTGAAAGTCTGTCTTCTATTTTTAATACCTATGATTGGGTGAGTGATAATGGACGCGAGAATTTAGGGAATTGGGTGGAGGAAGCGGCTCAAATTGCTAACCGGTAA
- a CDS encoding pilin, producing the protein MTTNSPRKSPDASTECPDLLAGFRQACRRVVPAVTSLTVWLAFIALASGSAAAQSNVGDVYCGTGVETGIGIVFGAVAGLGLPATGFYVGRAGLSYMRAGGNPEKKNQAKERLVMSGIGFGIIVLALISPELIDKVGSQMGFGFSDCVKPF; encoded by the coding sequence ATGACTACCAATTCACCGCGTAAGTCGCCAGATGCGTCGACTGAATGCCCTGATTTGCTGGCTGGGTTCCGACAAGCGTGTAGGCGAGTCGTGCCGGCAGTGACCTCACTCACAGTCTGGCTGGCCTTCATCGCCCTCGCTTCCGGATCAGCAGCTGCCCAGTCGAATGTGGGTGACGTCTACTGTGGAACCGGTGTCGAGACCGGCATTGGCATCGTCTTCGGAGCTGTTGCTGGTCTCGGTCTTCCAGCAACGGGATTCTACGTCGGTCGAGCTGGCCTCTCGTACATGCGTGCCGGTGGGAATCCCGAAAAGAAGAATCAGGCCAAAGAGAGACTCGTGATGTCGGGTATTGGGTTCGGGATCATCGTCCTCGCGCTGATCTCACCTGAACTGATTGACAAGGTTGGAAGTCAGATGGGATTCGGCTTCTCAGACTGTGTCAAACCGTTCTGA
- a CDS encoding TraM recognition domain-containing protein, with translation MVFDRFFDRSKSEEGMETEPATQATGDGDSPLDSPPAPQSQLGETYDIDEQKTSSIGGKQAITETAQEGTVAGPFVREMFEAGVETPSAPLWIGYDKDPQRGFREVPLRFDSLFRHIWITGTTGYGKTTELLNMMVQWAYSGYGFTYFDPKGRDSRELLRKLPEHRLEDVVWIEPGSTTHEKTIGMNFLEVPECETTEELENEIENRVENLKAVFDTSDYWGINMEAITESMARAMMKSEKPFSIIDMYFTLLNAERREDFALDVEDPYIREFCLEIANMEEETIRPLLKRIKSWVENSVIRRIIAHRESTIDFRDIIDNDRIVIVRTPVENTDIKKMVTLGVMRNLWSAIQHRSYERDTDPDPYFVLCDEFDDIASDNLDIESMLARARSMRLSVTLASQYPSQFDEDTLKAMQNNCDNLLAFSVNDVDDAQLLMKRFQGYTAEDLISTDQYKAWTKLPLEGGRYSEPVLINSFPPYPPLRSTETVDDIIEQSLERYGTEPLTDAEILQNLIYSDANEAANPTKILGETMAEAVRAMQLREGVRDENGWVDVTAVDEELLIRLENSQADIDYEYEDLPDVRDASRLIEVELQDDDIVTRLSDDGETAVQPETGAVESAGGSDHDAVLMDTERALTERGFSVDVLEQDGSEQPDATATHPDHDVVFNIEAETTTPDRPAKVLQNLTRAHEADRVPLFVVRPGDPETEWATRLENILSPPLRERADGTEQFYNCDEVVTFGGGATAHGGVTAVRPRTADTNRTVWTRDDGERVLSDGETEFARVPDEGPLSKDGVPAYYSYDHETGQYTVHKPGETRVYDSKDEFETEWTPIKRPFIPDIELPDADYSRDSYIVLVLPEDGAPKIFQQGELYTLSENPDEEDLWPDAATSEHAQATISMDADEETPSTGSSPPTDGSEGIDPSGDGIEAFAAMYIREADGAQVPKETLFQAYSAWTDQHDIDGLNAVWFSRKLGNVVEYESGRVRKNGDDLVTVYTGIDLTPGGSQLLDQ, from the coding sequence ATGGTGTTTGATCGATTCTTTGACCGCAGCAAATCCGAAGAGGGTATGGAGACCGAGCCAGCGACACAAGCTACTGGTGACGGTGACTCTCCGCTCGATTCACCACCGGCTCCCCAATCCCAACTCGGCGAGACATACGATATCGATGAGCAGAAGACCAGTTCCATCGGAGGGAAGCAAGCTATCACCGAAACGGCTCAGGAGGGCACTGTTGCAGGACCATTTGTCCGCGAGATGTTCGAGGCAGGTGTCGAGACACCGTCTGCACCACTCTGGATCGGCTACGATAAGGACCCACAGCGCGGCTTCCGTGAAGTTCCGCTCCGCTTTGATTCGCTTTTCCGCCATATCTGGATTACGGGCACCACTGGCTACGGGAAAACCACGGAACTGCTGAATATGATGGTCCAGTGGGCCTACTCCGGCTATGGCTTCACGTACTTCGATCCGAAAGGCCGAGACTCTCGAGAGCTCCTGCGCAAACTCCCTGAACATCGACTCGAGGACGTGGTCTGGATTGAACCCGGTTCGACCACCCATGAGAAGACGATCGGGATGAACTTCCTCGAGGTGCCCGAGTGTGAGACGACCGAAGAACTCGAGAACGAGATCGAAAACCGAGTCGAGAACCTGAAAGCGGTCTTCGACACCTCTGACTACTGGGGCATCAACATGGAGGCGATCACCGAGTCAATGGCTCGGGCGATGATGAAATCGGAGAAACCGTTCTCGATCATCGATATGTACTTCACGTTGCTCAACGCCGAGCGGCGTGAAGACTTCGCCCTCGACGTTGAGGATCCCTACATCAGGGAGTTCTGCCTCGAGATTGCGAATATGGAGGAGGAGACGATCCGTCCCCTCCTGAAACGGATCAAATCGTGGGTCGAGAATTCGGTGATTCGTCGGATCATTGCCCATCGTGAGAGTACGATCGATTTCCGAGACATCATCGACAACGATCGGATCGTCATCGTTCGAACGCCCGTCGAGAATACAGATATCAAGAAGATGGTCACGCTCGGTGTGATGCGCAACCTCTGGAGTGCCATTCAGCACCGGTCGTACGAACGTGATACCGATCCAGACCCCTATTTTGTCCTGTGTGACGAGTTCGACGACATTGCTAGCGACAATCTTGATATCGAGTCAATGCTGGCCCGTGCTCGCTCGATGCGACTATCGGTGACGCTCGCTTCCCAGTACCCCTCGCAGTTCGATGAGGATACGCTGAAAGCGATGCAGAACAACTGTGATAACCTTCTTGCCTTCTCGGTCAACGACGTCGACGACGCCCAACTGCTGATGAAGCGGTTTCAGGGTTACACGGCGGAGGATTTGATCTCGACTGATCAGTACAAGGCCTGGACGAAACTTCCGCTCGAGGGTGGGCGCTATTCTGAGCCGGTCCTCATCAACTCGTTCCCGCCGTATCCACCGCTTCGGTCGACTGAGACTGTCGATGATATCATCGAACAGAGTTTAGAGCGCTACGGAACTGAGCCGCTAACGGACGCAGAGATCCTCCAGAACCTCATCTACAGCGACGCCAATGAAGCCGCCAATCCGACGAAGATACTGGGTGAGACAATGGCCGAAGCGGTTCGAGCGATGCAGCTACGGGAGGGCGTTCGAGACGAGAATGGCTGGGTGGACGTCACCGCCGTCGACGAGGAACTCTTGATCCGCCTCGAGAATAGCCAAGCAGACATCGACTACGAGTACGAGGACCTCCCCGATGTACGTGACGCGTCGCGGTTAATCGAGGTCGAGTTACAGGATGACGACATCGTGACGCGGCTCTCCGACGATGGGGAAACGGCGGTACAGCCCGAAACGGGCGCTGTCGAATCGGCAGGCGGATCCGACCACGATGCGGTGCTTATGGATACCGAGCGGGCACTCACCGAGCGCGGATTCAGCGTCGATGTTCTCGAACAGGATGGGAGCGAACAACCCGACGCCACCGCGACGCACCCAGACCACGACGTCGTGTTCAACATCGAGGCCGAGACGACGACGCCTGACCGGCCTGCAAAAGTCTTGCAGAACCTCACACGAGCGCACGAAGCTGATCGCGTCCCGCTCTTCGTCGTCCGGCCCGGTGACCCCGAGACAGAGTGGGCGACGCGACTCGAGAATATTCTCTCGCCGCCACTCCGAGAGCGAGCAGACGGCACCGAGCAGTTCTATAACTGCGACGAGGTCGTGACCTTCGGCGGTGGGGCGACCGCCCACGGTGGGGTAACCGCCGTTCGCCCCCGGACGGCCGACACGAATCGGACAGTCTGGACGCGTGACGACGGTGAGCGTGTGCTCTCAGACGGTGAAACGGAGTTCGCCCGTGTTCCAGATGAGGGGCCGCTCTCGAAAGACGGCGTCCCGGCCTACTACAGCTACGACCACGAAACCGGGCAGTACACCGTCCACAAACCCGGCGAGACTCGCGTCTACGACTCGAAAGACGAGTTCGAAACGGAGTGGACGCCGATCAAGCGACCGTTCATTCCCGATATCGAACTCCCAGATGCGGACTATTCGCGCGACAGCTACATTGTGCTAGTGCTCCCGGAGGACGGTGCTCCCAAAATATTCCAGCAAGGGGAACTGTATACACTCTCCGAGAACCCAGACGAGGAGGACTTGTGGCCGGACGCCGCCACTAGTGAGCACGCACAGGCTACAATATCGATGGATGCCGATGAGGAGACACCATCGACGGGGTCTAGCCCACCAACGGATGGGTCGGAGGGGATCGATCCGAGTGGTGACGGTATCGAGGCGTTCGCAGCGATGTACATCAGAGAAGCTGATGGAGCGCAAGTCCCAAAGGAAACGCTGTTTCAGGCGTACTCGGCCTGGACTGATCAGCACGATATTGACGGACTAAACGCAGTCTGGTTCAGTCGGAAGCTCGGGAACGTCGTCGAATATGAAAGTGGCCGTGTCAGAAAAAACGGCGATGATTTGGTGACAGTCTACACCGGTATCGACCTGACACCAGGGGGCTCCCAGCTACTTGATCAATGA
- a CDS encoding HIT family protein yields the protein MGDCEFCKIVSGDAPSSVVYQNDRTLAMMTLRPMARGHILVIPKKHAASLSEMEYETGGELFEVGMKIAEALRASEIESEGINFWLADGKSAGQEVFHVHLHVLPRSETDGIRLEGPRLGLNRSEMDSDAEIIKEQFNGGEHEF from the coding sequence ATGGGAGATTGTGAGTTTTGTAAGATCGTATCCGGAGACGCGCCAAGCAGTGTTGTTTATCAGAATGACCGTACTTTGGCTATGATGACTCTTCGGCCAATGGCCAGAGGTCATATTCTTGTGATACCAAAAAAACATGCAGCCTCACTGTCAGAGATGGAATACGAGACTGGAGGAGAGTTGTTTGAGGTGGGGATGAAAATAGCTGAGGCGCTCAGAGCTTCAGAAATAGAGAGTGAAGGGATCAACTTTTGGCTAGCAGACGGGAAATCAGCCGGTCAGGAAGTATTTCACGTTCATCTTCACGTATTGCCAAGGTCAGAAACAGACGGAATTCGTTTGGAAGGACCGCGATTGGGCTTAAATCGCTCAGAGATGGACTCCGATGCGGAAATCATCAAAGAACAGTTTAATGGAGGTGAACACGAATTTTAA
- a CDS encoding MBL fold metallo-hydrolase, with protein sequence MDRAILVVFVTLLVVLAGCAGGTEGAEDAIDDSQSVGDALDVVELNVADVSPDEEYIVLENTADEPVDLSGFELRDREDGQVDGGLSPFSFPSGFILESGETVRITTGEGDSTETELYWGYNVNIWRDDGDVVRVADANGQVVLEHAYGDINLDESESDGDVDGGTGDESDGDGESAVEGELEIHHIDVGQGDSTLIITPANETILIDTGDWRQDGSEVIAYLEAQGIDRIDHLVATHADADHIGGHAAVIEHFETTGEGVGAVYDSGVPSDSATYENYLDTVDEYGVDLLIVESGDELPLEGDVSAQVMNPPAGDAGSDVNDNSVVLAFEFGDFQYLAPGDVDTGVEQRLVDEWGSDLESDIYKAGHHGSSTSSSDAFVDAIGPETAIISSAYDSQYGHPSDEVLERFADREIKTYWTGVHGDIVVRTDGTSVDVESRESFSTDPEDILAETPDSDDETNALAPPQLTAGSVASGIDGAVAPAMG encoded by the coding sequence ATGGACCGAGCGATCCTCGTAGTCTTCGTGACGCTCCTTGTCGTTCTTGCAGGATGTGCGGGCGGCACCGAAGGAGCCGAGGACGCGATCGACGACTCGCAGTCGGTTGGAGATGCCCTCGATGTCGTCGAACTGAACGTTGCAGACGTATCGCCCGATGAAGAGTACATTGTCCTCGAGAACACCGCCGATGAGCCCGTCGATTTGTCCGGGTTTGAACTCCGAGATCGGGAGGATGGGCAGGTCGATGGCGGCCTCTCACCGTTTTCGTTTCCAAGTGGGTTCATCCTCGAGTCCGGGGAGACGGTGAGGATAACGACCGGTGAAGGCGACTCAACGGAGACCGAACTGTACTGGGGGTACAACGTGAATATCTGGCGAGACGATGGCGACGTGGTTCGGGTCGCCGACGCCAATGGCCAAGTCGTGCTCGAGCACGCTTACGGCGATATCAATCTCGATGAGTCTGAGTCGGACGGCGATGTAGATGGCGGCACTGGTGACGAGAGCGATGGAGACGGCGAGAGTGCTGTCGAGGGCGAACTCGAGATTCACCACATCGACGTTGGACAAGGCGATTCGACTCTCATCATCACGCCAGCCAATGAGACGATCCTGATCGATACTGGCGACTGGCGACAGGACGGCAGTGAGGTCATCGCCTATCTCGAGGCCCAGGGGATCGATCGGATCGACCACCTCGTCGCGACGCATGCCGACGCCGACCACATCGGTGGCCACGCCGCTGTGATCGAGCACTTCGAGACGACTGGTGAGGGCGTTGGAGCCGTGTACGATTCGGGTGTCCCATCGGATTCAGCTACCTATGAGAACTATCTCGATACCGTCGACGAGTACGGCGTCGACCTGCTCATCGTCGAAAGCGGTGATGAACTGCCGCTTGAGGGCGACGTTTCTGCCCAGGTGATGAACCCGCCTGCTGGGGACGCTGGGAGCGATGTTAACGATAACAGTGTGGTGCTGGCGTTCGAGTTTGGCGACTTCCAGTATTTAGCGCCCGGCGATGTCGATACTGGTGTCGAGCAGCGGCTGGTCGACGAGTGGGGAAGCGACCTCGAGAGCGACATCTACAAGGCCGGCCATCACGGCTCATCGACCTCCTCGAGTGACGCCTTCGTAGACGCCATCGGTCCTGAGACGGCCATCATCTCGAGTGCCTACGACTCACAGTACGGGCACCCAAGCGATGAGGTCCTCGAACGGTTTGCCGACCGAGAGATCAAAACGTACTGGACGGGAGTCCACGGCGATATTGTGGTTCGCACTGACGGCACGTCGGTCGACGTAGAGTCGAGAGAGTCGTTCTCGACGGACCCAGAGGATATCCTTGCGGAGACACCTGATTCCGACGACGAGACGAATGCACTGGCACCCCCTCAGCTTACTGCAGGTAGTGTCGCCAGTGGAATTGATGGAGCTGTCGCTCCTGCTATGGGGTGA
- a CDS encoding DUF3006 domain-containing protein, with protein sequence MDGTYTGVVDRIEDGEIAVILLEEDEQVIEQVDIPADRLPEPARTDGGVLSVTLEDSEVVSMEYRPDATRERRESVQEKLDRLSERLSDREE encoded by the coding sequence ATGGATGGGACGTACACTGGCGTTGTCGATCGAATTGAGGACGGTGAGATTGCCGTAATCTTGCTTGAAGAAGACGAGCAGGTGATTGAGCAAGTGGATATCCCCGCTGATCGACTCCCAGAGCCCGCCCGAACGGACGGTGGCGTGCTGTCGGTGACGCTCGAGGATAGTGAGGTCGTGTCGATGGAGTACCGACCGGACGCAACGCGAGAGCGCCGTGAATCTGTTCAGGAGAAGTTGGATCGGTTGTCCGAGCGGTTATCCGATCGTGAGGAGTGA